The sequence below is a genomic window from Streptomyces sp. NBC_00289.
CCGTCCTCGGCGAGGATGTGGCCGAGGCACACCACGTTCTCGTACGAGGACTTGTCGAAGACCAGCGTGCCGACGGCCATCAGCGTGTAGAACCAGCCGCGGGTCTGGTCGATGGCCTCGGAGATGAACTGCGCCGGGTAGCGGGACTCGAAGAGGTCCTTGTTCCGGTACGGGTAGCCCCACTGCGCGAACGGCATGGAACCCGAGTCGTACCAGGCGTCGATGACCTCGGGCACGCGGGTGGCCGTCTCGCCGCAGCCGTCCTGCGGGCAGGCGAAGGTGACCGCGTCGATGTACGGGCGGTGCGGGTCCAGCTGCGACTGGTCGGTGCCCGTCAGTTCGGTCAGCTCGGTCCGGGAGCCGACGACGGTGAGGTGGTCGTCCCCGCAGCGCCAGATGGGCAGCGGGGTGCCCCAGTAGCGGCTGCGGGAGAGCGCCCAGTCGATGTTGTTGTTCAGCCAGTCGCCGAAGCGGCCGTTCTTGACGGTGTCCGGGAACCAGTTGGTCTTCTCGTTCTCCTGGAGGAGACGGTCCTTGACGGCCGTGGTGCGGATGTACCAGGACGGCTGCGCGTAGTACAGGAGCGCGGTGTGGCAGCGCCAGCAGTGCGGGTAGCTGTGCTCGTACGGGATGTGCTTGAAGAGGAGGCCGCGCTGCTGGAGGTCCGCGGTGAGCTTTTCGTCGGCCTTCTTGAAGAAGACACCGCCGACCAGCGGGACGTCCTCCTCGAAGGTGCCGTCCGGGCGGACCGGGTTGACGACCGGCAGGCCGTAGGCGCGGCACACCTTGAGGTCGTCCTCACCGAAGGCGGGGGACTGGTGGACCAGACCCGTGCCGTCCTCGGTCGTGACGTACTCGGCGTTGACGACGTAGTGGGCCGGTGCCGGGAACTCCACGAGCTCGAACGGACGTTGATAGGTCCAGCGCTCCATGTCGGCGCCGGTGAAGGTCTCGCCGGTGGTCTCCCAGCCCTCGCCGAGCGACTTCTCGACGAGCGGCTGGGCGACGACGAGCCGCTCCTCGCCGTTGGTCGCGACGACGTAGGTGACCTCGGGGTGCGCGGCGACGGCCGTGTTGGAGACCAGCGTCCAGGGCGTCGTCGTCCAGACGAGGAGCGCGGCGTCGCCGGCGAGCGGACCGGAGGTGAGCGGGAAACGGACGTACACGGACGGGTCGACGACCGTCTCGTAGCCCTGGGCCAGCTCGTGGTCGGACAGGCCGGTGCCGCAGCGCGGGCACCAGGGGGCGACGCGGTGGTCCTGGACCAGCAGGCCCTTGTTGAAGATCTCCTTCAGCGACCACCAGACGGACTCGATGTACTCCGGGTCCATGGTCCGGTAGGGGTCCTTGAGGTCCGCCCAGTAGCCCATGCGGGTCGTGAGCGCTTCGAAGGCGTCGGTGTGCCGGGTCACGGACTCGCGGCACCTGGCGTTGAACTCGGCGATGCCGTACGCCTCGATGTCCTGCTTGCCGGCGAAGCCCAGCTCCTTCTCGACCGCCAGCTCCACCGGCAGGCCGTGGCAGTCCCAGCCGGCCTTGCGGGCCACGTGGTAGCCGCGCATGGTGCGGAATCGGGGGAAGACGTCCTTGAAGACGCGGGCCTCGATGTGGTGGGCGCCGGGCATGCCGTTGGCGGTGGGCGGACCCTCGTAGAACACCCATTCGGGGCGGCCCTCGGACTGCTCCAGGCTCTTGGCGAAGATCTTCTGCTCGCGCCAGAAGTCGAGCACCGCGTGCTCGAGCGCGGGCAGGTCGACCTGGGCGGGCACCTGGCGGTACGTCGGCGTTGTCATCAGCGGGCTTCCTCCGGCGGACTTGCTGCCTTCCGTCCGGAGGGACGAGAGCCGTTCCTACGCCGTCTGCGGCGCGCTCCCGCGGTACCACCCTCCTTGGCTCCCCGGTGCGTCCTGTGCGCCGGTGAGCCCCCTCATTGGGGTCGCGATGCCGGTTCTACTGACCCTCGCGGGCTTTCCTCCGGCGGCTCCGGGGTGATCTTCACGTCGTGCACGCCCCCGGGCTTCCACCGTCCCCGGGTCGCTCTGGGCTGCGTACGTCGCTACTCGTCCCCATCCACGCTTTTCGCTCCGCCCAGTGTACGGCGCCGCCGGAGCGGCCACCGACCGGTTTTCCGGGGCCCGGGTGAGCGGGCGCGTACGACCCGGGGGGTGCCCCGAATGGCGCGGTGCGGGTGGGCGGGATTCCGGGACGGCAAGCCCGGCGGATTACCCGGCGGGGAGCTGGGCACAACGGATGCAGGTTTGCCGCGCGGCATCCGCGAGGCGGGCGAATCGGGCGGTGCGCCCCGTTGCCGCGGGACTCGAGTCGATTTATCGTCCCAGCACGATTCGCGAGCAAGATCACAATATGTGAAGGGGCCGCGGCCATGGTGGCGAAGAAGACCGCCGTTCAGCAGTCGGCGTCCGACAGGTCCACGAAATCCAGGGCCTCCGGCGGTGCGGCCAAGGACCCGAGCGGGAAGAAGAGCACGCAGGGGGCGCCCGCCGAGCGTGCGACCCATGCTGTGAAGGCGGTGGGCGCGGCCGCGAAGGGGGCGACGAAGAAGGCGGCCGCCACGAAGACGGCCGTAGCGAAGGCGGCCGGGAAGAAGGTCGCGGGCAAGAAGGCCGTCGCGAAGAAGGCGGTGGGGAAGAAGGCGGCGGCCGGACAGGACGCGGCGAAGAAGACGGAGTCGAAGCAGGCGGAGCCGGGGAGGATCCGGCCGGAGAAGACGGAGCCGAGAAAGACGGCGCCGAAGAAGGCGGCCGCCGAGAAGAGCACTGCCGCGAAGAGCACCACGAAGAGTGCGGCCAAGAAGAGCAGGGCCAAGAAGGCGGGCGCGGCCGAGGCCGCGGAGCAGACGGGAGCCACGACAGTGGTTGCGAAGAAGACTCCTGGCACGGCCACGGCGGCGAAGACGGCGGTACCGAAGACGAGGGTCGCGGCCGCCGAGCCGGGCGTGCTCGCGGTACGCCTCGGTGAGGACCCCTGGACCCCGGAGGAGGCCGAGGAGGCGCGAACGGAGCTGCTGTCCGAGGGACAGCGGCTGCGCGACGAGATCACCTCGTCCGAGCGGGCCGTCGCCGGCCTGATGCGGGACTCCGGGGACGGCGCGGGCGACGACCAGGCGGACACCGGAACCAAGAACATCACGCGCGAGAGCGAGATGGCCCTGGCGGCCAACGCGCGCGAGATGCTGCTGCAGACCGGGCGCGCGCTGGAGCGGCTCGACGCGGGCACCTACGGCCTGTGCGAGAACTGCGGCAACCCCATCGGCAAGGCCAGGATGCAGGCCTTCCCGCGGGCCACGCTCTGCGTCGAGTGCAAGCAGAAGCAGGAGCGCCGGTACTGACCGCGGCCGATCGGCCGCCGTACGCCTCCTGAGCACGTGCGGGCCGGAAGGCGTGCCGTACTCTCGTCCTCAGTCAGGTACCTAGGTTGAGGGACTCACGTGGCAGAGGCGGAGCGCATCATCGGTACGCCGGACACTCCGGAGGCGGCGGGAGCCGGCCCGGAGCAGGGCGAGGTCGTACGGCCCCGGGGCAGGCGCCGTATCGCCGTGCTCTTCGCGGTGGCCACCTTCGCGTACGTCCTCGACCTCGTCAGCAAGATGATCGTGGTGGCGAGGCTCGAGCATCACGCGCCGATCGAGATCGTCGGGGACTGGCTGAAGTTCGAGGCGATCCGCAACGCGGGTGCCGCCTTCGGGTTCGGCGAGGCCTTCACCGTGATCTTCACGCTGATCGCGGCGGCCGTGATCGTGGTGATCGCCCGGCTCGCCCGCAAGCTCTACAGCCTGCCCTGGGCGATCGCGCTCGGCCTGCTCCTCGGCGGTGCGCTCGGCAACCTCACCGACCGGATCTTCCGCTCGCCCGGCGTCTTCGAGGGCGCGGTCGTCGACTTCATCGCGCCCAAGCACTTCGCCGTCTTCAACCTCGCCGACTCGGCGATCGTCTGCGGCGGCATCCTGATCGTGCTGCTCTCCTTCCGGGGACTCGACCCCGACGGGACCGTCCACAAGGACTGAGCCCGCGGGCTCCCGTACGGCGGTGTCCGACCCGTCCGGCATACTCGACGGGTGAGCACCGTTCCCGAGATCCGAAACCTGCCCGTGCCCGACGGCCTGGAGGGCGAGCGCGTCGACGCCGCCATCTCCCGCATGTTCGGCTTCTCCCGTACGAAGGCCGCCGAACTCGCCGCGGCGGGGAAGGTCACGGTCGACGGCTCGGTGGTCGGGAAGTCCGAGCGGGTGCACGGCGGGGCCTGGCTCGAGGTGGAGATGCCGCAGGCGCCCGCGCCGGTGCAGATCGTCGCGGAGCCGGTCGAGGGCATGGAGATCGTGTACGACGACGACGACGTGCTCGTGATCGTCAAGCCGGTCGGCGTGGCCGCGCATCCCAGCCCCGGCTGGAGCGGGCCCACCGTCATCGGCGGCCTCGCCGCCGCCGGGTACCGCATCTCGACCTCGGGCGCCGCCGAGCGCCAGGGCATCGTGCACCGCCTCGACGTGGGCACCTCGGGCCTGATGACGGTCGCCAAGTCGGAGCGCGCGTACACCTCGCTCAAGCGCCAGTTCAAGGAGCGCACGGTCGACAAGCGCTACCACACGCTCGTCCAGGGCCACCCCGACCCGACCAGCGGCACCATCGACGCGCCGATCGGCCGCCACCCGAACCACGACTACAAGTGGGCGGTCACGGCTGAGGGCAAGCCGTCCGTCACGCACTACGACCTCATCGAGGCGTTCCGTTCGGCCTCCCTGCTCGACGTGAAGCTGGAGACCGGCCGCACCCACCAGATCCGCGTCCACATGGCCGCCCACCGGCACCCGTGCGTCGGTGACCTGACGTACGGCGCCGACCCGACGCTCGCCAAGCGTCTGCACCTGACCCGCCAGTGGCTGCACGCCGTACGGCTCGGCTTCGAGCACCCCGGGGACGGCCAGTGGGTGGAGTTCGAGAGCGACTACCCGGCCGACCTGCAGAAGGCCCTCGACCAGGTCCGCGAGGAGACGTACGCATGAGCCTCCCGTCGTACGCGGTGCGCGTCGCCGAGAACCTCACCGACCGTGAGGCCTGCTTCGCGGTGCGCAAGGAGGTCTTCGTCGCCGAGCAGGGGGTCCCCGAGGATCTCGAGTACGACGCGTACGACTCCGCCGCCGTGCACGTGCTGGCGGTGCGGGATGACGGCGTGGCCCTCGGGGCGGGGCGGCTGCTGTACGGCGAGGCGGCCGCGGCGAAGACCGGCGGTGACCCGGGCGTGGGTTCGCTGGGGCGGCTCGCCGTGACCAAGCAGGCGCGTGGGCTGGGCGTCGGGGCCGCGCTGGTGCGGGCCGTCGAGGACGCGGCACGCGCGCGTGGGCTGACGGCCGTGGATCTGCACGCCCAGACGCACGCCCTGGGTTTCTACGAGCGGCTGGGCTACGTGGCGTACGGCCCGGAGTTCCCGGACGCGGGGATGCCGCACCGGGCGATGCGGAACAGTCTGTAGCGGTACCGCACGGGGCGGTGTGGGGTGGCGGTGCGCACCGCGCGCAAGTCGCGGCGCGTTCCGTGGCCGGAGGGCCGCGACGGGTGTCCGTGCGACGGCGTGGCAGGCTTGAGGCCCGCTGTGTGAACGTCGAGATCCCGCCGGAGCGCTGACCGTGGATCAGTTGGCCCTGTTGTTCGTGCTGTTGCTCGGGGCCGTGGTGAGCGTCCCGGTCGGAGACCGCGTCGGGCTGCCGTCGCCGGTGCTGATGACGCTTCTCGGCATCGTCCTCGCGCTGCTGAACTTCGTGCCGAACGTCGACATCCCGCCGGATCTGATCCTGCCCGCGCTGCTGCCGCCGCTGCTGTACGCGGCGGTGCGGCGCACCTCGTGGCGGCAGTTCACGGCCAATCTGCGGCCGATCCTCCTATTGGCCGTGGCGCTGGTGTTCGTGACCACCCTGTGCGTGGCCGTGGTGGCCCACGCGATCGTGCCCGGGCTGCCGATCGCCGCCGCCGTGGCGCTCGGGGCGCTGGTCGCGCCGCCCGACCCGGTCGCTGCGACCGCCGTCGCCGGGCAGCTGGGGCTGCCGCGCAGGCTGGTGTCGATCCTGGAGGGCGAGGGGCTCTTCAACGACGTGACGGCCATCGTGCTGTACCACGTGGCGATCGCCGCGGCCGTGAGCGGCAGTTTCTCGCCCTGGCGGGCCGGGCTCGACCTGGTGCTCTCCGGCGTGGTCGCGGTGGCGGTCGGGCTGGTGCTGGGCTGGGGCACCAACCGGCTGATGGACATCGTGGGGGACCCGACCCTGCAGATCGGGCTGACCCTGCTGATGCCCTACGCCTCGTACGTGCTGGCGGAGGAGTTCCACGGCTCGGGAGTGCTCGCGGTGCTCACCACCGCGCTGTTCCTCGCCGAGTACGCCTCCGACCCCGACGACGTGATGACCCGGCTGGCCGGACACACGTTCTGGGACATCATCGACACGCTCGTCACCGGGGTGGCCTTCGGTCTCATCGGCCTCGAACTGCACAACGCCATCCGGACCGCGTCCGGGCGGTGGGGCGAGATGCTGGGGTGGGCGGCGGCGATCGTGGGCGTGGTGGTGCTCGTACGGCTGCTGTGGCTGCTGCCGGCGACCTGGCTGACCAAGCGGTTGCACGCGCGCCGGGACCACGACGAGGACATCCCGATGGGCTGGCGGGAGACCGTCGTCATGTGGTGGTCGGGCATGCGCGGCGTCGCCTCGGTGGCGCTGGCCCTCGCCGTCCCGTTGCGGACCGAGGACGGATCCGCGTTCCCCGACCGGGACGAGATCGTGTTCATCGCGTTCGGGGTGATCATGGCGACGCTGGTGCTCCAGGGGCTCACCCTGCCGTGGCTGGTGAAACGGCTCGGGGTGAGGGCCGACACGGAACGGGAGAAGGACTTCGAGAGGATGCTCGCCATACGGGCGGCGAAGGCGGCGAAGCGGCGGCTGAAGGAGATCGAGAAGGACGAGGACCTGCCCGAGGAGCTGTCCGAGCAGATGGTGCGGCGGGCCTTCGACATCGGGCTGCGGATCAGCCCGGACATGGGGGAGGACGAACGGCGTGAGGCGCACGAGCAGCGGGTGCGGCGGTTGAAGCGGGTGCGGCGGATCCAGGGGGAGATGCTGAGCGCGGCGCGGCACGAGGTGATGGCCGCGCGCAGCGAACCCGGGGCCAACCCGGAGGTGGTGGACCGGGTGCTGCGCCATCTGGACGTGCGCAGCCTTCGGTGAACCGCGCCAGGCGGACGCTGTGATCCGGTCGGGGTGTGTCCTCCCGGGTCAGCGGTCAGCGGTCAGCGGCGGCGCCGAACGCGGAAACCGGCGAACCGGTGTCGCGGCAGGCGACGCGAAACGTCGCCTGCCGCGGCACTGGGGTCTGTCGTTGCGATCAGCCCGTGGGCCCCGGCCTGATCCGGACGACGGGCCCTAGCCGCGGCCCGTCCGCGGCGTCTCGTAGGCACGGCGCGCGGCGGGTACGCCGTCGTGGGGTGCTCGGCCACCGCCGCGGCCCGGCGGCACCGCCGCGTCCGCCGTGTTGACCCGGGGCAGGGCGTAGGGATGGTGTTCGGTCAGCCAGCGGAGCATCTGCTCACGGACGGTGACCCGGGCCGTCCAGATGTCGTCCGCGTCCTTCGCCGTCACCAGGGCCCGCACCTGAAGGGTGTTGGGGGTGGTGTCGGTGACGTCGAGGCCGTAGGCGCGGCCGTCCCAGGCCGGGCATGCGCGCAGGATGTCGCGGAGTTTGTCGCGCATCAGGTCGATCGGGGCCGCGTGGTCGAGGTGCCAGTAGACGGTGCCGGTCATCTGGGAGCCGCCGCGCGACCAGTTCTCGAACGGCTTCGACGTGAAGTACGACACGGGCATCGTGATCCGGCGCTCGTCCCAGGTCCGTACGGTCAGAAACGTGAGCGTGATCTCCTCGACCGTGCCCCACTCGCCGTCCACCACGACGGTGTCGCCGATGCGCACCATGTCGCCGAAGGCGATCTGGAAACCGGCGAACATGTTGCCCAGCGTGGACTGGGCGGCGACACCGGCGACGATGCCGATGATTCCGGCCGAGGCCAGCAGCGAGGCGCCCGCCGCCCGCATCGCCGGGAACGTCAGCAGCATCGCCGCCACGGCGACGACACCGACGATCGCGGAGACCACCCTCATGATCAGCGAGACCTGGGTGCGCACCCGGCGGACCCGGCCCACGTCCCGGTGGGCGCGGGCGTACCGGCTGTACGACGTCTCGACGATCGCGGCGGCGATCCGGATCACCAGCCAGGCGGCGGCCCCGATCAGCACCAGGGTGAGCGTTCGGCCGATGCCGATCCGGTGCGGCTCCAGCAGCTTCGCCTCGTCGTAGGACCCTCTGAGCATGGCCGCGCACAGCACCAGCTGGTAGGGGATGCGGCCGCGGCGCAGCAGCTCCCACAGGGGAGTGTCCCGGTCGCGTGCGTCGGCCTTGCGCAGCAGACGGTCGGTGGCCCAGCCGATGAGCAGCGTGAGCAGAACCGAACCGCCGACCACGATCAGGGGTCGAAGTACGTTCTCCATGCCCTCGAACGTAACCGGCCCGGGCCCGGGACGAACCTGTGATCTCTGCGCGATTGTGGGTACGGGCGCCGGCCGCGGCTGTCGTACCCGGCTGGCACCATGGCCTCATGAACATCATGCTCTTTCACTCGACCTATGGCCTGCGGCCCGCGGTGCGCGCGGCGGCGGACCGGCTGCGCGCGGCCGGGCACGAGGTGTGGACGCCCGACCTCTTCGAGGGACGGACGTTCGAAACGGTCGAGGAGGGCATGGCCTTCAACGAGGAGATCGGCAAGGACGAGTTGCTGAAGCGATCCGTCCTGGCCGCCGCGCCCTACTCGGAACGAGGGCTCGTGTACGCCGGGTTCTCGCTCGGCGCGTCCGTCGCGCAGACGCTCGCGCTGGGCGACGAGCGGGCTCGCGGGCTGCTGCTTCTGCACGGGACCTCGGACATCGCCGCCAACGCCTCCGTGGACGAGCTGCCGGTGCAGCTGCACGTGGCCGAGCCGGACCCGTTCGAGACGGACGACTGGCTCACCGCCTGGTATCTGCAGATGGGCAGAGCCGGCGCCGACGTGGAGGTCTACCGGTATGCCGGGGCCGGCCACCTGTACACCGACCCCGGTCTGCCGGACTACGACGCGGAGGCCGCCGAGGCCACCTGGCGGGTGGCCCTCGGCTTCCTCGAGACGCTGTAGCGTCACACCGTCACACGGGGTCGTAGGTGCGCTCGACCTTCTGGGTGCCGGTGAGCGTGCGGTACGAGCGGGACCAGGACGAGGTCGCGGACGGCTTCGTGCGGTCGGACACCACGTAGTAGTCCATCTGCGCGCGGGTGGCGGTGATGTCCAGGACGCCGTAGCCGTGGCGGTCGGTGTCGACCCAGTGCACATGCCGGTTGGCGGCCCTGATGACCGGCGCGGCGAGCGCGGAGACCACGCCCTCGGGGACCTTCACCAGGTCGTCGAGGTTGTCGGAGGTGACCGAGGTGACGACGAACTCCGTGGCGGCCGAGGCGGACAGCGGATAGGTGCCGGCGTCCACCGGCACGTCGTTGGCCCAGGCCATGTGGATGTCGCCGGTCAGGAAGACGGTGTTGCGGATCGCGTTCGCGCGCAGGTGGGCGAGCAGCTCCCGGCGGTCGTCCGTGTAGCCGTCCCACTGGTCGGTGTTGAGGGCGAGGCCCTCCTGCGGCAGCCCCAGCAGCTTGGCCAGCGGCTTCAGCAGGTCGGCGGAGAGCGAGCCGATCGCGAACGGCGAGATCATCACCGAGTTGCCGACCAGCCGCCAGGTGGTGTCGGAGGCCTTCAGCCCGGTCTTGAGCCAGTCGAGCTGGGCGCGGCCGGTGAGCGTGCGGTCCGGGTCGTCGACCGAGCCGTTGCCGACGGAGACCTGCTGCGAGCGGAAGGAGCGCAGGTCGAGCAGCGAGAGGTCGGCGAGCTTGCCGAAGCGCAGCCGCCGGTAGGTGGTGCCCGCGATCGCCGGGCGCACCGGCATCCACTCGAAGTAGGCCTGCTTGGCGGCCGCCTGACGTGCCGACCAGGCGCCCTCGGCGCCCTCGGTGTGGTTCTCCGCGCCGCCCGACCAGGTGTCGTTGGCGAACTCGTGGTCGTCCCAGATCGCGATGACCGGAGCCACGGCGTGCAGGGCCTGCAGGTCGGGGTCGGTCTTGTAACGGCCGTGCCGGGTGCGGTAGTCGGCGAGCGTGAGGATCTCGTGGGCCGGTGCGTGCGGCCGTACGACGGTGCCGCGCGTGCCGTACTCGCCGGTGCCGTACTCGTAGATGTAGTCGCCCAGGTGCAGCCAGGCGTCCAGGTCGCCGCGGGCCGCGAGGTGGCGGTACGAGGAGAAGTAGCCGGCCTCCCAGTTGGCGCAGGAGACCACGCCGAAGCGGAGCCCGGAGACGGCCGCGTCGGCGGCGGGCGCGGTGCGGGTGCGGGCGGCCGGGGAGACGGTGTCCCCGGCGGAGAAGCGGAACCAGTAGTCGGTGGCGGGCTCCAGGCCGCGGATGTCCGCCTTGACGGTGTGGTCGGAGGCGGCGGTCGCGGTGAGGGAACCCTTGGCGACGACGGTGGTGAACGCCTTGTCCCTGGCGACGGTCCAGCCGACCTCGGTGTCCGGGCCGAGTCCGGAGCCGGGTATCGCCTCGGGGGTGGGCGTCACCCGGGTCCACAGCAGGATGCCGTCGGGCAGCGGATCGCCGGAGGCGACCCCGTGCAGGAAGGCGGGGGCGTCGGCGGCCGCGCGAGCGGGGAGGGCGGCGGCGAGCGGGCCGGCCAGGACCGCGGTGGCGGCCGCGGCCTTGACGACCGTACGGCGGCGCGGCGACAGCGAGTTGGCGCTCTCTGGCGCCGCGGGGGCGCTCTCGGATGATCTGTATCGACTGGTCACGACCGATCAGGTTACTGATCGGTATGCGGAAGAGCGGGCGAACTGGCAAAAGTTCGCCCGCTCTTCCCCCGGAGCTTCCCCCGGGGGCTCCGGGGTGGTTCGCCCCGCGGTCGGTCAGGCCTTGAGGGCCGCGCCGACCAGAGAGGTGAAGTCCGCCACCGTCATCGGGGGGTTGCCGTCGGAGGTGGAGAGGATCTTGCCGTTCATGACGAAGCTCGGGGTGCCCGTCACGCCGTCCTTGTTGGTGTCGAACGTCTTGGACATCGCCAGCGCCCAGGCGTCGTACGTGCCGCTCGTGACGGCGTTCTGGAACGTCTTGTTGTCCTTCAGCGCGGAGACGGTGTTCGCGACCTTGATGAGGTAGTCGTCGCTCTTGAACTTGTCGTCCGTCTCCTCGGGGTGGTACTTCGTCGAGTAGAGCGCGGTCTTGTACTCCAGGAAGGCCTCGTCGCTCACGTTCAGCGCGGCGCCCATGGCGCTCATCGCGTTCTTCGAACCCTCGCCGCGCGAGCCGATCTGGCCCTTGCCCAGCGAGTCGCCGTCGAGGAAGGTGCCACCGATGTACTGGATCTTGAACTTGCCGTCGTCGATGTCCTTCTGCACCGTCGAGCCGACGGTCTGCTCGAACTGGGCGCAGACCGGGCAGCGCGGGTCCTCGTACACCTTGAGGGTCTTCTTCGCGGAGCTCTTGCCGATGACCACCGTGGTGCCGTCGGTACCCGTGGTGTTGGCCGGTGCGACGACCTTGTCGTCCTTCTGGGACTCCCAGTAACTGGGCTTGTTGGCCTGGACGACGGCGTAACCTATGCCGCCCGCCAGCGCCAGCACGCCGACGACCGCACCAGCGACGAGGACCTGCCGCTTGGCCTTCGCGCGCTTGGCCTGACGCTCGCGCTCCACTCGCAGCCGTTCCCGGGCCGCCGACTTCGACGCCTGGCTGTTCCGCTTGCTCATGTTGGTGATCTCCATGGGGGACACGCACACCTCGTGTGCGGGATACGTATGGGGGACTACTGGTGCTCAAGGGCCTTCAGAGGAAGGCGACCGAGCACGGTGGTCCACGGCGTCCCAGGGAGTGGACGAGGATCCGGTCGCGGACGGCGGTCGTACGACGGCCGGGACGCGCGGGCCGCCGTACGGCCGGAGCCCGCCGGACCGTCACGGCGGCGACCGCCAGCAGCAGCGGCCGGAAGGTGGTGGCGGCCGTCGCGCGCAGGACCTGGGCCAGCGCGCGCTCGCCGCGGCGCAGCCAGGCGGCCGCGAGGAGCCCCACGCACAGGTGCGCGCCCAGCAGCAGCCAGGCGGTGGCCGGATCGGCGTGCGCCAGCAGGGCCGGGAGCCGATCGGTGTCGGTTCCGGTCACCCGGGCCAGCGGGCTGCCCACGCCGGTGCCGCCGCCGCACAGCAGGTCGAAGCCGACGGAGCGCAGCGGGCCGGCGACCGGGCCGCCCGCCCGGCCGTAGCAGACGTGCTGGCCGGTGGTGAAGACCGTGTCGGCGGCCAGCTCCAGCGGTATCAGCAGGGCGGCGATCCGCCCGAAGCCGCGCTCGCGGCCGGCGAGGGCGTACGCGACGCCGAACACGGCGACGGTGATCGCCGCCACCGTGTTCAGCGGCAGGGGGGCCCGGGACAGCAGCACGTGCGACGCGGTGCTGAGGGTCACGACGAATGCCGTGAACAGCGCCGCGCGTACGGCTCTGAGGTGGGTCCCGGATATGTCCATAGCGGAGGAGAGTGTGTCACGTGCTCCTGTAGGGGACCCCTAAAGGGACCCTGTGAGCGGCGGTCGGTTACAGACCCGGACTCCGTCCGTTGCGGAAGAGGTCCACGAACACCTGGTGGTCGGCCCGCGCGCGGGCGCCGTAACTGTGCGCGAAGTCCACCAGCAGGCCCGCCAGACCGTCCTCGTCGGCCGCGATCGCCGCGTCGATGGCCCGCTCGGTGGAGAAGGGCACCAGGGACTCGCCGGAGGTGTCGTCCGCCGCCGCGTGCATGGTGGCCGTGGCCCGGCCCAGGTCGGCGACGACGCCCGCGATCTCCTCCGGGTCGTCGATGTCGCCCCAGTCCAGGTCGACGGCGTACGGCGAGACCTCGGCGACCAGCTGGCCGGTACCGCCGAGCTCGGTCCAGCCCAGCCACGGGTCCGCGTGCTGCTGGAGGGCACGCTGCGAGATCACCGTGCGGTGGCCCTCGTGCTGGAAGTAGTCGCGGATCGCCGAGTCGGTGATGTGGCGGGAGACGGCCGGGGTCTGGGCCTGCTTGATG
It includes:
- the ileS gene encoding isoleucine--tRNA ligase, with the translated sequence MTTPTYRQVPAQVDLPALEHAVLDFWREQKIFAKSLEQSEGRPEWVFYEGPPTANGMPGAHHIEARVFKDVFPRFRTMRGYHVARKAGWDCHGLPVELAVEKELGFAGKQDIEAYGIAEFNARCRESVTRHTDAFEALTTRMGYWADLKDPYRTMDPEYIESVWWSLKEIFNKGLLVQDHRVAPWCPRCGTGLSDHELAQGYETVVDPSVYVRFPLTSGPLAGDAALLVWTTTPWTLVSNTAVAAHPEVTYVVATNGEERLVVAQPLVEKSLGEGWETTGETFTGADMERWTYQRPFELVEFPAPAHYVVNAEYVTTEDGTGLVHQSPAFGEDDLKVCRAYGLPVVNPVRPDGTFEEDVPLVGGVFFKKADEKLTADLQQRGLLFKHIPYEHSYPHCWRCHTALLYYAQPSWYIRTTAVKDRLLQENEKTNWFPDTVKNGRFGDWLNNNIDWALSRSRYWGTPLPIWRCGDDHLTVVGSRTELTELTGTDQSQLDPHRPYIDAVTFACPQDGCGETATRVPEVIDAWYDSGSMPFAQWGYPYRNKDLFESRYPAQFISEAIDQTRGWFYTLMAVGTLVFDKSSYENVVCLGHILAEDGRKMSKHLGNTLDPIPLMDRHGADAVRWFMAAGGSPWAARRVGHGTIQEVVRKTLLTYWNTVAFQALYARTSDWAPSEADPAPADRPVLDRWLLSELHALTDQVTQALESYDTQRAGKLLSAFVDDLSNWYVRRSRRRFWQGDKAALRTLHEVVETVTKLMAPLTPFITERVWQDLVVPVTPGAPESVHLASWPEADLSVIDPELSRQMVLVRRLVELGRATRAESGVKTRQPLKRALVAATGFEFLARELHAQITEELNVESLASLSEVGGSLVDTTAKANFRALGKRFGKRVQDVAKAVADADAAALSLALREGTASVEVDGETITLAPDEVIITETPREGWSVASDSGATVALDLEITEELRQAGLARDAIRLIQEARKNSGLDVADRIALRWTSTDPAVIAALSEHADLIADEVLATDFAQGEADDSYGAAFTDEGLSLTFRLRKA
- a CDS encoding TraR/DksA family transcriptional regulator; this translates as MVAKKTAVQQSASDRSTKSRASGGAAKDPSGKKSTQGAPAERATHAVKAVGAAAKGATKKAAATKTAVAKAAGKKVAGKKAVAKKAVGKKAAAGQDAAKKTESKQAEPGRIRPEKTEPRKTAPKKAAAEKSTAAKSTTKSAAKKSRAKKAGAAEAAEQTGATTVVAKKTPGTATAAKTAVPKTRVAAAEPGVLAVRLGEDPWTPEEAEEARTELLSEGQRLRDEITSSERAVAGLMRDSGDGAGDDQADTGTKNITRESEMALAANAREMLLQTGRALERLDAGTYGLCENCGNPIGKARMQAFPRATLCVECKQKQERRY
- the lspA gene encoding signal peptidase II — protein: MAEAERIIGTPDTPEAAGAGPEQGEVVRPRGRRRIAVLFAVATFAYVLDLVSKMIVVARLEHHAPIEIVGDWLKFEAIRNAGAAFGFGEAFTVIFTLIAAAVIVVIARLARKLYSLPWAIALGLLLGGALGNLTDRIFRSPGVFEGAVVDFIAPKHFAVFNLADSAIVCGGILIVLLSFRGLDPDGTVHKD
- a CDS encoding RluA family pseudouridine synthase; amino-acid sequence: MSTVPEIRNLPVPDGLEGERVDAAISRMFGFSRTKAAELAAAGKVTVDGSVVGKSERVHGGAWLEVEMPQAPAPVQIVAEPVEGMEIVYDDDDVLVIVKPVGVAAHPSPGWSGPTVIGGLAAAGYRISTSGAAERQGIVHRLDVGTSGLMTVAKSERAYTSLKRQFKERTVDKRYHTLVQGHPDPTSGTIDAPIGRHPNHDYKWAVTAEGKPSVTHYDLIEAFRSASLLDVKLETGRTHQIRVHMAAHRHPCVGDLTYGADPTLAKRLHLTRQWLHAVRLGFEHPGDGQWVEFESDYPADLQKALDQVREETYA
- a CDS encoding GNAT family N-acetyltransferase, which codes for MSLPSYAVRVAENLTDREACFAVRKEVFVAEQGVPEDLEYDAYDSAAVHVLAVRDDGVALGAGRLLYGEAAAAKTGGDPGVGSLGRLAVTKQARGLGVGAALVRAVEDAARARGLTAVDLHAQTHALGFYERLGYVAYGPEFPDAGMPHRAMRNSL
- a CDS encoding Na+/H+ antiporter produces the protein MDQLALLFVLLLGAVVSVPVGDRVGLPSPVLMTLLGIVLALLNFVPNVDIPPDLILPALLPPLLYAAVRRTSWRQFTANLRPILLLAVALVFVTTLCVAVVAHAIVPGLPIAAAVALGALVAPPDPVAATAVAGQLGLPRRLVSILEGEGLFNDVTAIVLYHVAIAAAVSGSFSPWRAGLDLVLSGVVAVAVGLVLGWGTNRLMDIVGDPTLQIGLTLLMPYASYVLAEEFHGSGVLAVLTTALFLAEYASDPDDVMTRLAGHTFWDIIDTLVTGVAFGLIGLELHNAIRTASGRWGEMLGWAAAIVGVVVLVRLLWLLPATWLTKRLHARRDHDEDIPMGWRETVVMWWSGMRGVASVALALAVPLRTEDGSAFPDRDEIVFIAFGVIMATLVLQGLTLPWLVKRLGVRADTEREKDFERMLAIRAAKAAKRRLKEIEKDEDLPEELSEQMVRRAFDIGLRISPDMGEDERREAHEQRVRRLKRVRRIQGEMLSAARHEVMAARSEPGANPEVVDRVLRHLDVRSLR